A DNA window from Arachis duranensis cultivar V14167 chromosome 3, aradu.V14167.gnm2.J7QH, whole genome shotgun sequence contains the following coding sequences:
- the LOC107478347 gene encoding casparian strip membrane protein 5-like: MDSNKENEVATVAITKTKDGGKGKSVKWGAPISTDQSSSSVSTKSAASLPKPPATRWRKGVAIADFVLRLGVIGAAIGATYLMGNNEEVLPFFTQFLQFHAQWSDFPMFQFLVVATGVIGGYAVLCLPFSYVCIVRPYALGPRLLLMILDIVSFKEKEDSIKDVDVDPKDKWYQEKEAPNKGDKPFDPYPIISISKANFDE; encoded by the exons ATGGACTCCAATAAAGAAAATGAGGTAGCTACAGTTGcaataacaaaaacaaaggaCGGTGGCAAAGGGAAAAGTGTTAAATGGGGTGCTCCTATTTCCACAGATCAATCTTCATCATCAGTTTCGACAAAGTCTGCTGCCTCGTTGCCAAAACCACCAGCAACAAGGTGGAGAAAAGGCGTGGCAATAGCAGACTTTGTCTTAAGACTTGGTGTCATAGGAGCTGCTATAGGCGCCACATATCTGATGGGAAACAATGAGGAGGTTCTTCCATTTTTCACACAGTTTCTCCAGTTCCATGCTCAGTGGTCTGACTTTCCAATGTTCCA GTTTCTTGTGGTAGCAACCGGGGTAATTGGTGGATACGCGGTTCTTTGCCTTCCGTTCTCGTATGTTTGCATTGTTCGACCATATGCTTTGGGACCAAGGCTTCTGCTTATGATCCTTGATATAGTAagcttcaaa GAGAAAGAGGATTCTATTAAAGATGTTGATGTGGATCCGAAAGACAAATGGTATCAAGAGAAAGAAGCACCAAATAAAGGGGATAAACCCTTTGACCCATATCCAATCATTTCAATTTCTAAAGCAAATTTTGATGAGTAG
- the LOC107478317 gene encoding universal stress protein PHOS32, which produces MQKQQNPFALDSDPQLPQIKIHHPTSPRHHPSAVSTATPTPTAGARRKIGVAVDLSDESAYAVRWAVQQYIRPGDAVILLHVSPTNVLFGADWGSIDLAINTDPALDDEGITTIASINDSSGGGSGDHNKRKLEDDFDAFTATKAADLAKPLREAQIPFKIHIVKDHDMKERLCLEVERLGLSAVIMGSRGFGAVRRGSDGRLGSVSDYCVHHCICPVVVVRYPEDKDGGLVAGARAGDAVVAKQGGDGKAVIKPVTAVQDHKKEH; this is translated from the exons atgcagaAGCAGCAAAATCCATTTGCACTGGATTCCGACCCACAATTGCCGCAAATTAAAATCCACCATCCGACCTCCCCCCGCCACCACCCCTCCGCCGTATCCACCGCAACCCCAACACCAACCGCCGGCGCACGCCGCAAAATTGGCGTAGCCGTGGACCTCTCGGACGAGAGCGCCTACGCCGTCCGCTGGGCTGTCCAGCAATATATCCGTCCCGGCGACGCCGTTATCCTCCTCCACGTGAGCCCCACTAACGTCCTGTTCGGTGCCGACTGGGGCTCCATCGACCTCGCCATCAACACTGACCCAGCTTTAGACGACGAAGGCATTACCACCATCGCTTCCATCAACGACAGTTCTGGCGGCGGCAGTGGCGACCACAACAAGCGCAAGCTCGAAGACGATTTCGATGCATTCACGGCGACAAAGGCCGCCGATCTCGCTAAGCCTTTGCGTGAGGCACAAATCCCTTTCAAGATCCACATCGTGAAGGACCATGACATGAAGGAGCGCCTCTGCCTCGAGGTCGAGCGCCTCGGTCTCAGTGCCGTCATCATGGGAAGCCGCGGATTCGGTGCCGTGCGTCGCGGCAGCGATGGGCGCCTTGGCAGCGTTAGCGACTATTGCGTGCATCACTGCATTTGCCCCGTTGTTGTTGTCCGCTATCCCGAAGATAAGGACGGCGGCCTCGTGGCTGGTGCTAGAGCTGGGGATGCCGTGGTGGCGAAGCAGGGCGGCGACGGCAAGGCTGTGATCAAGCCTGTGACGGCGGTGCAGGATCATAAAAAAG AGCATTAG